The genomic interval GATTCTGGTGAGGAAGTGTATGTTGTTGTACCAATTTAGACCAAATGTTATACATATGAAATATTGTTTGTTAGTTAGTTTATGTTTTCTTTCTATAGTGTCTATATTTGTTGGTGTTAAGAATATTGATTTTTTACGTCTAAATTTTGAGGATGTACAGGTACTGCTCATTAGTAGATTGCCAAGGCTCGTTAGTATTATTGTCGTGGGGTGTAGTGTGAGTATTACTGGTTTAATTCTGCAAACGATCATGAAAAATAAGTTTGTTTCACCGACTACTGTGGGAACGATTGATTGGGCGCGGCTGGGAATTTTAATTGCAATGTTGTTTTTTAGTAATGCAAGCCCTTTGGTAAAAATGATCGTAGCTTTTTTATGTTGTTTAGTTGGTTCGTTCTTATTCATAAAACTATTGGAAAAAATTAAGGTCAAAAATCAAATTTTAACGCCATTGATTGGTTTGATGTTTGGTAATGTAGTGTATGCAATCGCCACCTATTTTGCATATCGTTATGATTTGGTACAAAATATGGCCTCTTGGCTGCAGGGAAACTTTGCGTTGATTCTTAAAGGGCGATATGAGCTTCTGTATATCGGTATTCCATTTTTAATTCTCGGATATCTGTTTGCCGATCAATTTACAATTGCAGGCATGGGAAAATCATTTTCACAAAATCTTGGTCTAAATCATGATAAAGTTGTCAATTTTGGTCTTATTGTGGTCGCGATGATTACTTCTGTAGTAACCGTTACCGTTGGTGCGCTGCCATTTTTGGATTTAATTGTACCGAATCTTGTAAGTATGATTCGGGGCGATAACTTAAAAAATAGTTTGTTGGATACAGCTTTATTGGGCGCGAATTTTGTGCTTTTATGCGATATTATGGGAAGGATTATCATTTATCCTTACGAAATCTCAATTGGTATGATGATCAGTGTCATTGGCAGTGCGATTTTTCTTTGGATGGTGCTGAGGGGGCAGAAAAATGGAGCTTTGTAAAGGACGTATGAGTGAAGGTCATTTGGATGTCACGAAAACAGATAAACGGGCGATGAAAATTTTGATCGTCCTGGCGATTTTTGCTTTGTGTGCAGTGGCTTTTTTCCTTTTTCAAGGATTGAATGCAGGTAATTTTGATTTTAATTTTCCACGTCGTTTGCGAAAGATTGCAGCTATGGCATTGGTCAGTGTATGTGTTGGATATTCTTCTGTTGTGTTTCAAACAATTACAGAAAATAAAATTTTAACACCGAGTGTTATGGGGCTGGATTCTTTATATGTGTTTATTCAGTCTTGTATTGTTTTTTTATTTGGAGCAAAAAAACTTGTGTTGCTGGATAATTCTCTGCAATTTATTTTGTCTGTAGTTGCGATGATGATTGCTTCTTTGATAATTTACAAGATCGTGTTTAAGGAAGAGAGCCGCAATGTTTATACATTGGTATTGGTTGGAATGATTATGGGGACGTTTTTCTCGGGGATTGCTTCTTTTCTGCAGTTAATGATTGATCCAAATGAGTTTGCGATTCTCCAAGGAAAATTATTTGCTAATTTTAAAAATGTAGATGAAAATCTTTTGGTGATTTCTTTCGTGATTGTGGCTATGCTTTTTATCATTTCAAGAAAAGATATTTCAGCGTTTGATGTGCTTGGTCTTGGACGAGAGACTGGTATTAGTCTTGGTATTGATTATCATCGCTTTGTGCGGCGTACGATGTTGATTATTGCTGCAATGGTGTCTGTGTCCACGGTACTTGTTGGGCCGATTACTTTTCTAGGCATTTTGCTCGTGAGTCTGTCTCGAGAATTATTAAAGACGTATCGGCATTGCTATATCATTTTAGGGGCTGTGTTGATGGGAGTTATTGCGCTTCCTGTAGGTCAGGTTATGGTAGAACATGTGTTTAATGGTAAGACGACGCTTAGTGTTATTCTTAACTTTATCGGAGGCATCTATTTTGTCTTTATTTTGTTGAAGGAGAGTAAAAATGATTGAGATAAAAGAGGCTACGAAATTATATGGTGGTAAGGCGGTGGTAGATGCTGTTTCTGCTAAATTGCAAGAGGGACACCTTACCGCATTTATTGGAAGTAATGGTGCAGGAAAGAGTACCTTGCTTTCTATGATAAGCCGACTTTTAAAGATGGATGACGGTACGATTAAAATCGATGATATAGAACTGCGACAATGGGATCAAGAGGCATTGGCAAAAAAAATCTCTGTCCTTCGGCAGACGAACCATATTAATTTGCGGCTTACTATTCGTGAACTTGTAAGTTTTGGTCGGTATCCTTACTCGAAGGGGAATCTTAATGCGCAAGATCGCTTAAAAATTGATGAAGCGCTGGAATATACTGGTATTTTGGATATGCAGGACAGATATTTGGACCAGCTAAGCGGCGGGCAGCGGCAGATGGCCTATATTTCAATGGTAATTGCACAGGATACAAAGTATATTTTTCTCGATGAACCGTTGAATAATTTGGATATGAAGCACTCGGTACAATTGATGAAGATCTTGCGAAAATTAGTAGATGAACTTGGCAAGACGATTATTATTGTGATTCATGATATCAATTTTGTTTCCTGCTATGCAGATGATATTCTAGCTTTGCGTAAGGGAAAATTAATCAAAAACGGGAGTGTGCATGAAATTATCAATTCTCAAGTACTGGCAGAGATTTATGATATGCAGATCGATATCAGCAAGGTAAAGGGAAATGATATTTGTGTTTACTATACTTAATGTTTTATTTAAAACAAATTTGCAAAAAAATAAAAGATTCTGAGGAGGTTATGATGAAAAAAGTAGCTGTATTTATTTTGTCTATCTGCATGATGGGAGCTTTATTAACGGGGTGCACAGGTGCAAGTGCAACAGAGTCTTCGAATGTCGCTAAAAAAGGTCCGACGATATCTGTGACACATAAATTGGGTGCTGCAGAAGTTCCGCTCAATCCAAAGCGCGTAGTTGTATTGGATTATAGTGTACTGGATTCGCTGGATTTTTTAGGGGTACAACCTGAGCTTATGATACCACAAAAGGATCTTCCTCCTTATCTCAAGAAGTATAAAGCTTCTTCTTATAAGGATGCAGGGGATGTAAAGGAACCAAATGTCGAGGCTGTAAATGAATTTAAGCCGGATCTTATCATCATCAGTGGGCGTCAAGCGGATTTATATAAAGAGTTCTCCGCAATTGCACCTACAATTTATGTGGATGTAGATTACACGAAATATTGGGATGAGGTTGAAAAACAAAATCTGTTGATTGGCGAAATGTTTGGCAAGAAAGCAGAGGTTGAGAAAAAATTAGCGGAAATTAAAACAAAGGTTTCTGAGGTGAGGTCGATCGCAGAAAAAGGAAACAGCAACAGTTTGATTGTTATGACAAATGATGGCAGATTAAGCGCTTACGGGCCCGGTTCTCGTTTTGGGTTAATTCATGATTTGCTTGAAATAAAGCCTGTCGATTCTGCGATTGCAGTAAGTAAACATGGTATGGAGATAGGATTTGAATATATTGCTGAAAAGAATCCAGATAGTCTGTTTGTCGTTGATCGTACGGTTGTAATTGGTGGCACGAATCTAGCTTCAAAAACACTTGATAACGATCTAGTGAAGGGAACAAAGGCCGGCAAAAATGGTAAAATCATTTATCTTGATCCAGGGACATGGTATTTATCCGGTTATGGATTGGAATCTATTCCTATGATGTTAGACGAGGTTTCTATAGCCCTCCAATAGGATTGTGTGGAAAAAAGGGGGCTATTTAGATTCGAAATTTAACAAATTCCTTTGTAGCTCGAAGTAGTGCTCGTGTAGGCAACAACTTCTTGTAGACAAAAAATTTAGGAAGAATTCGTCAGCACAATGAAATTATAGTATAATTGGGATAAGTATATATCGTATCGTATATATTAACTTTAGAGAAAAAAGATGGATATCGTAGAGGAGGACCACAATGTCGTTAGAAATTGGTCATGTTTATCATGGATTTAAGTTACTTGAAACAAAAGAAGTAAAAGAAATAAATGCAGTAGTCAATATGTTTTACCATGAGAAAAGTGGTGCGCGGCTACTGTTTATGAAAAATGAGGATGATAATAAAGTTTTTTCAATTACGTTCCGTACACCCCCTACTGATAGTACAGGAGTAGCACATATAGTTGAACATTCCGTATTATGTGGTTCGAGAAAGTTTCCAATGCGCGAGCCGTTTGTCGAACTCGTAAAAGGATCGTTAAATACGTATTTAAATGCAATGACATTTTCCGATAAAACCATGTATCCTGTTGCAAGCCGGAATGACAAAGATTTTCAAAATCTAATGGATGTTTACTTGGATGCAGTCTTTTATCCATGCATGTATGAATGTCCTGAAATCTTGATGCAGGAAGGCTGGCATTATGAAGCAGAAGAGCGTGATGCTGAGTTAAAGTATAAAGGCGTTGTATATAATGAAATGAAAGGCGCGTTTTCTTCCCCAGAGGCAATCTTAGATAAAGAGATCATTACTTCGTTGTTTCCAGATACAACGTATGGGTTTGAATCTGGCGGAGATCCAGAAGTAATTCCGGATCTCACACAGGAAATGTTTTTAGCGTTTCATAAAAAATAC from Massilibacillus massiliensis carries:
- a CDS encoding ABC transporter permease, which encodes MLLYQFRPNVIHMKYCLLVSLCFLSIVSIFVGVKNIDFLRLNFEDVQVLLISRLPRLVSIIVVGCSVSITGLILQTIMKNKFVSPTTVGTIDWARLGILIAMLFFSNASPLVKMIVAFLCCLVGSFLFIKLLEKIKVKNQILTPLIGLMFGNVVYAIATYFAYRYDLVQNMASWLQGNFALILKGRYELLYIGIPFLILGYLFADQFTIAGMGKSFSQNLGLNHDKVVNFGLIVVAMITSVVTVTVGALPFLDLIVPNLVSMIRGDNLKNSLLDTALLGANFVLLCDIMGRIIIYPYEISIGMMISVIGSAIFLWMVLRGQKNGAL
- a CDS encoding iron chelate uptake ABC transporter family permease subunit, producing MELCKGRMSEGHLDVTKTDKRAMKILIVLAIFALCAVAFFLFQGLNAGNFDFNFPRRLRKIAAMALVSVCVGYSSVVFQTITENKILTPSVMGLDSLYVFIQSCIVFLFGAKKLVLLDNSLQFILSVVAMMIASLIIYKIVFKEESRNVYTLVLVGMIMGTFFSGIASFLQLMIDPNEFAILQGKLFANFKNVDENLLVISFVIVAMLFIISRKDISAFDVLGLGRETGISLGIDYHRFVRRTMLIIAAMVSVSTVLVGPITFLGILLVSLSRELLKTYRHCYIILGAVLMGVIALPVGQVMVEHVFNGKTTLSVILNFIGGIYFVFILLKESKND
- a CDS encoding iron ABC transporter ATP-binding protein, with product MIEIKEATKLYGGKAVVDAVSAKLQEGHLTAFIGSNGAGKSTLLSMISRLLKMDDGTIKIDDIELRQWDQEALAKKISVLRQTNHINLRLTIRELVSFGRYPYSKGNLNAQDRLKIDEALEYTGILDMQDRYLDQLSGGQRQMAYISMVIAQDTKYIFLDEPLNNLDMKHSVQLMKILRKLVDELGKTIIIVIHDINFVSCYADDILALRKGKLIKNGSVHEIINSQVLAEIYDMQIDISKVKGNDICVYYT
- a CDS encoding siderophore ABC transporter substrate-binding protein, whose protein sequence is MMKKVAVFILSICMMGALLTGCTGASATESSNVAKKGPTISVTHKLGAAEVPLNPKRVVVLDYSVLDSLDFLGVQPELMIPQKDLPPYLKKYKASSYKDAGDVKEPNVEAVNEFKPDLIIISGRQADLYKEFSAIAPTIYVDVDYTKYWDEVEKQNLLIGEMFGKKAEVEKKLAEIKTKVSEVRSIAEKGNSNSLIVMTNDGRLSAYGPGSRFGLIHDLLEIKPVDSAIAVSKHGMEIGFEYIAEKNPDSLFVVDRTVVIGGTNLASKTLDNDLVKGTKAGKNGKIIYLDPGTWYLSGYGLESIPMMLDEVSIALQ